A DNA window from Gasterosteus aculeatus chromosome 16, fGasAcu3.hap1.1, whole genome shotgun sequence contains the following coding sequences:
- the LOC120833537 gene encoding LIM domain only protein 7 isoform X16 codes for MSFCRARECNCGQYEMIDTSRTRPCPPIGFCQPTSCIIATKCLQNTPPQVFWSEGPDGKGRGRFQGVRRRRAQQPLCLCVCVCVCVCVCVCRVPTLAQPVGWVVQSSDVDVILPAQRVFLPRPVPQDNLNVFLKACRKLGLKEAQLFHPGDLQDLSTRVTVKHQETDRRLKNVLITIYWLGRRSQCGGFYDGSQLNLKAFEGLLGTALYKALQESSGPKSVSVRDSGFGDSWCAEREEPFQLREEGGGAGGHWRDDSRDSLDSLGSGTQSISSDITLKGSSEGCFSDTEADSFLGMADNKSALSYRRSVTLTPKASSQFNQFLPTKDKASAYVPAPLRKKRAERNEDNRRSWANPTYAEDGATLTRQQQVQESFDGSKSTSDIQVESSIARQARHEELQKYREQIKETEDKWQDDLSKWKNRRRSVNSDIVKKKEEREKIEESTTGSRRSKTFKEMQEERENKRNNSVGGRIGSLSYLDDEDVFDTPVASPRPRTLPARSYTIDTPYYSSESPEPPLREDQPPAAGRAAPPPAAVEALDSPAGSAATTATAPIAPSSPGLPRRSRPPAAPASSHRPVSERSGPVEAAAAVAAVSSSSALKRSPEPRLPLSGPQTEAVAPSSAPLYQQPAQPSSMDAKPPGVSRVPASLPRSYQRADSARLTSVVAPRPFGTQSSRLSSIPRAFTVDDPQKRVNGDAASKKTSVPSRYHQYMTSEDQSQSSSAHSTEGEEEEVEDEDKTESVPSTQSVSPVPAEAPDGPSPAKESSQEDFREKRISLNQKPNSSRDFGFQAAWDSTGARVSSIQPGSPAEMCQLQVGDEVLTVNGHQVAQMSYMDWKSCMEEALQEGSLIMDIRHYGRNNWDRDQPPMPFKSHKTINLTRMDHPMLLGSPEPNPPIASLDFTSRASVEKLPPTEAPAQPAPDVASNGVNGGLREQAVTMRSKDSEPLSLKNLKRRSEFFEKGGSESAMPDIPVPAITSTSGRWTFDPEEERKRQEKWQKEQERLLQEKYKRDQEKLQEEWLKDQEEVARSLDQQQPESLEVSGRGVGPTSPLSPVGQPTTPTWEEQERKRKEEQERKRKEEQERKRKEEQERQRQAEERRKRDEEELQLRRLQEERERKDREEEERKRREAEEEELRWQKRREEERRRHEALEQQRRERERAVVEQQQQQQTKSKSSPQLDAEENPQKKVAGSGLGERKGQLSASQAELERQQILNEMKKKTPLLRDKSWIRQCAPTTNESNVPPMRRGESLDNLDASYNSWRSSWTPRSNSHGQSHARPNSALSGSTSLYGWGASGAQRPGSSTLTSASSMGSLRAGAGTPTAPWSRQSASPSPEPEAGPHQQHNRSVSGRKICTFCDTPLGKGAAMIIESLGLCYHLGCFKCIDCKCDLGGSAAGAEVRIRNKQLYCNTCYMQFKAGQPTTM; via the exons ATGTCTTTTTGTCGCGCACGCGAATGCAACTGTGGGCAGTATGAAATGATTGACACGTCGAGGACACGCCCATGTCCTCCCATCGGTTTCTGTCAGCCGACCTCTTGTATCATAGCAACCAAATGTCTCCAAAATACTCCACCGCAGGTATTCTGGAGTGAAGGGCCTGACGGGAAGGGGAGGGGACGGTTTCAGGgtgtgaggagaaggagagcgcAGCAGCCattgtgcctctgtgtgtgtgtgtgtgtgtgtgtgtgtgtgtgtgtgtgtcgggttcCCACACTGGCACAGCCGGTTGGGTGGGTCGTGCAGAGCTCTGACGTTGATGTCATCCTTCCTGCCCAGAGGGTGTTCCTACCCCGACCCGTCCCACAG GACAACCTCAACGTCTTCCTCAAAGCCTGCCGGAAGCTGGGACTAAAGGAGGCGCAGCTCTTCCACCCCGGAGATCTCCAGGACTTATCCACGAGGGTCACAGTCAA GCATCAAGAGACCGACAGGAGGCTGAAAAAT GTGCTGATCACCATTTACTGGCTTGGTAGAAGATCTCAGTGTGGCGGTTTCTATGACGGGTCCCAGCTGAATTTGAAGGCGTTCGAGGGCTTACTGGGCACTGCACTATACAAG GCTCTGCAGGAATCGTCCGGTCCAAAAAGCGTCAGCGTCAGAGACAGCGGTTTTGGAGACAGCTGGTGCGCAGAGCGAGAGGAGCCCTTCCagctgagagaggagggaggaggggcaggaggtCACTGGAGAGACGACTCCCGGGACAGCTTGGACTCCTTGGGCTCCGGAACCCAGAGCATCTCCTCTGACATCACTCTCAAAGGCAGCAGCGAGG GTTGTTTCAGCGACACCGAGGCCGACTCCTTCCTCGGCATGGCCGACAACAAGAGCGCTCTCAGCTACCGCCGGTCAGTAACCCTCACGCCAAAGGCCAGCTCCCAGTTTAACCAGTTCCTGCCCACCAAAGACAAAGCCTCGGCCTACGTGCCCGCTCCACTGAGGAAGAAACGGGCTGAGCGCAATGAGGACAACCGCCGCAGCTGGGCCAACCCCACCTACGCCGAGGACGGAGCCACGCTCACCAG ACAGCAGCAAGTGCAAGAGAGTTTCGACGG gAGTAAATCCACGAGCGACATCCAGGTGGAGTCCAGCATCGCCCGGCAGGCCCGCcacgaggagctgcagaagtACCGCGAGCAGATAAAGGAAACTGAGGATAAGTGGCAGGAT GACCTGAGCAAGTGGAAGAACCGGCGCAGGAGTGTCAACTCTGATAtagtgaagaagaaagaggagagggagaagatagAGGAGAGCACGACCGGCAGCAGAAGGTCCAAGACCTTCAAGGAGATGCAAGAAGAGAG ggaaaataaaagaaacaacagcgTTGGCGGTCGCATTGGATCTCTGTCTTACCTGGACGACGAGGACGTATTTGACACGCCGGTGGCTTCCCCTCGTCCCCGGACCCTCCCCGCCAGGAGCTACACCATTGACACTCCCTACTATTCTTCCGAGTCCCCCGAGCCTCCTCTGAGAGAGGACCAACCCCCAGCTGCTGGCAGGGCCGCTCCCCCTCCCGCCGCAGTCGAGGCTCTGGACAGTCCTGCCGGCAGCGCCGCCACTACCGCCACCGCCCCCATCGCCCCCAGCAGCCCCGGCCTCCCCCGCAGGTCCCGGCCTCCGGCGGCACCGGCGAGTTCTCATCGCCCAGTCTCAGAGCGCAGCGGCCCGgtcgaggcggcggcggcggtggccgCCGTCTCGTCTTCAAGCGCCCTGAAAAGGTCGCCCGAGCCGAGGCTCCCGCTGTCGGGCCCACAGACGGAGGCGGTGgccccctcctctgctcccctgtACCAGCAACCAGCACAGCCCAGCTCAATGGACGCCAAGCCTCCCGGGGTGTCTCGGgttcccgcctccctccccaggAGCTACCAGAGAGCAGATAGCGCTCGTCTGACCTCGGTTGTCGCGCCGCGGCCCTTCGGGACCCAGTCGTCACGCCTCAGCTCTATTCCCCGGGCCTTTACA GTGGATGACCCGCAAAAGCGCGTCAACGGCGACGCGGCTTCCAAGAAGACATCGGTGCCGAGCCGCTATCACCAGTACATGACCTCGGAGGATCAGTCTCAGTCCAGCTCGGCCCACAGCaccgagggagaggaagaggaggtggaggacgaggacaagACGGAGAGCGTCCCCTCCACTCAGAGCGTCTCCCCCGTGCCGGCCGAAGCCCCGGACGGTCCTTCTCCAGCCAAAGAGAGCAGCCAG GAGGACTTCCGCGAGAAGCGGATCAGCCTGAACCAGAAGCCCAACAGCAGCAGAGACTTTGGCTTCCAGGCGGCCTGGGACTCGACGGGAGCTCGCGTCTCGTCCATCCAGCCAG GAAGCCCGGCAGAAATGTGCCAGCTTCAGGTCGGGGACGAGGTGCTGACGGTGAACGGGCACCAGGTGGCACAAATGAGCTACATGGACTGGAAGTCCTGCATGGAGGAGGCCCTGCAGGAGGGCAGTCTGATTATGGATATACGCCATTACGGCAGGAACA ACTGGGACAGAGACCAACCTCCCATGCCATTTAAAAGCCATAAGACCATCAATCTGACCCGTATGGATCATCCGATGCTTCTAGGTTCCCCCGAGCCCAACCCCCCCATCGCCAGCCTGGATTTCACCTCACGCGCCTCCGTGGAGAAGCTGCCTCCCACAGAGGCCCCCGCCCAGCCAGCCCCC gacgTAGCTTCAAACGGCGTAAATGGAGGTTTGCGTGAGCAGGCGGTGACCATGAGGAGCAAAG ACTCAGAACCCTTATCTTTGAAAAACTTAAAACGGAGGTCAGAGTTTTTTGAAAAag GAGGATCCGAGTCTGCAATGCCAGAT ATTCCCGTCCCTGCGATCACGTCAACCTCCGGCCGCTGGACTTTCGACCCAGAAGAGGAGCGCAAAAGACAAGAGAAATggcagaaggagcaggagcgcCTTCTACAG GAGAAATATAAGCGCGACCAGGAGAAGTTACAGGAGGAGTGGCTGAAGGATCAGGAGGAGGTTGCCAGGAGTCTGGACCAACAACAG CCAGAGAGCTTGGAGGTGAGCGGGCGTGGCGTCGGCCCAacgtcccccctctctcccgtcGGCCAGCCCACCACTCCTAcgtgggaggagcaggagagaaagcggaaggaggagcaggagagaaagcggaaggaggagcaggagagaaagcggaaggaggagcaggagcgcCAAAggcaggcggaggagaggaggaagagggatgaggaggagctccagctgcggcggctgcaggaggagagggagaggaaggacagggaggaggaggagaggaagaggagggaggcggaggaggaggagctgaggtggcagaagaggagggaggaggagaggagacggcaTGAAGCTTTGGAGCAGCAGCGCAGGGAGCGTGAGAGAGCcgtggtggagcagcagcagcagcagca GACAAAATCTAAATCCTCCCCCCAGCTTGATGCAGAGGAAAACCCTCAGAAAAAAG TGGCGGGCAGCGGGCTGGGAGAGAGGAAGGGTCAGCTGTCGGCCTCGCAGGCGGAGCTGGAGCGCCAGCAGATCCTGAacgagatgaagaagaagacccCGCTGCTGAGGGACAAAAGCTGGATCCGCCAGTGCGCCCCCACCACCAACGAGTCCAACGTGCCGCCCATGCGCAG AGGTGAGTCCCTCGACAACTTGGACGCCTCCTACAACTCGTGGCGCTCGTCCTGGACGCCCAGAAGCAACTCTCACGGCCAAAGCCACGCTCGGCCTAACTCGGCGCTCTCCGGCAGCACTTCCCTTTACGGCTGGGGGGCGTCGGGGGCCCAGCGGCCCGgctcctccaccctgacgtccGCCTCCTCCATGGGCTCCCTGCGCGCCGGGGCGGGAACCCCCACTGCCCCATGGTCCCGGCAGTCAGCGTCCCCCTCCCCAGAGCCGGAGGCAGGCCCCCACCAGCAACACAACAG GTCAGTGAGTGGCAGGAAAATCTGTACGTTCTGTGACACCCCGCTGGGAAAGGGAGCGGCCATGATCATCGAGTCCCTCGGGCTCTGTTATCATTTGGGCTGCTTTAAG TGCATCGACTGCAAGTGTGACCTCGGAGGGTCGGCAGCCGGCGCCGAGGTCAGAATACGAAACAAGCAGCTCTACTGTAACACCTGCTACATGCAATTCAAAG ctggccAGCCAACCACTATGTGA
- the LOC120833537 gene encoding LIM domain only protein 7 isoform X10, translating into MSFCRARECNCGQYEMIDTSRTRPCPPIGFCQPTSCIIATKCLQNTPPQVFWSEGPDGKGRGRFQGVRRRRAQQPLCLCVCVCVCVCVCVCRVPTLAQPVGWVVQSSDVDVILPAQRVFLPRPVPQDNLNVFLKACRKLGLKEAQLFHPGDLQDLSTRVTVKHQETDRRLKNVLITIYWLGRRSQCGGFYDGSQLNLKAFEGLLGTALYKALQESSGPKSVSVRDSGFGDSWCAEREEPFQLREEGGGAGGHWRDDSRDSLDSLGSGTQSISSDITLKGSSEGCFSDTEADSFLGMADNKSALSYRRSVTLTPKASSQFNQFLPTKDKASAYVPAPLRKKRAERNEDNRRSWANPTYAEDGATLTRQQQVQESFDGSKSTSDIQVESSIARQARHEELQKYREQIKETEDKWQDDLSKWKNRRRSVNSDIVKKKEEREKIEESTTGSRRSKTFKEMQEERENKRNNSVGGRIGSLSYLDDEDVFDTPVASPRPRTLPARSYTIDTPYYSSESPEPPLREDQPPAAGRAAPPPAAVEALDSPAGSAATTATAPIAPSSPGLPRRSRPPAAPASSHRPVSERSGPVEAAAAVAAVSSSSALKRSPEPRLPLSGPQTEAVAPSSAPLYQQPAQPSSMDAKPPGVSRVPASLPRSYQRADSARLTSVVAPRPFGTQSSRLSSIPRAFTVDDPQKRVNGDAASKKTSVPSRYHQYMTSEDQSQSSSAHSTEGEEEEVEDEDKTESVPSTQSVSPVPAEAPDGPSPAKESSQEDFREKRISLNQKPNSSRDFGFQAAWDSTGARVSSIQPGSPAEMCQLQVGDEVLTVNGHQVAQMSYMDWKSCMEEALQEGSLIMDIRHYGRNNWDRDQPPMPFKSHKTINLTRMDHPMLLGSPEPNPPIASLDFTSRASVEKLPPTEAPAQPAPDVASNGVNGGLREQAVTMRSKDSEPLSLKNLKRRSEFFEKGVSGSHVSALVYLCGEQGGSESAMPDIPVPAITSTSGRWTFDPEEERKRQEKWQKEQERLLQEKYKRDQEKLQEEWLKDQEEVARSLDQQQPESLEVSGRGVGPTSPLSPVGQPTTPTWEEQERKRKEEQERKRKEEQERKRKEEQERQRQAEERRKRDEEELQLRRLQEERERKDREEEERKRREAEEEELRWQKRREEERRRHEALEQQRRERERAVVEQQQQQQTKSKSSPQLDAEENPQKKVAGSGLGERKGQLSASQAELERQQILNEMKKKTPLLRDKSWIRQCAPTTNESNVPPMRRGESLDNLDASYNSWRSSWTPRSNSHGQSHARPNSALSGSTSLYGWGASGAQRPGSSTLTSASSMGSLRAGAGTPTAPWSRQSASPSPEPEAGPHQQHNRSVSGRKICTFCDTPLGKGAAMIIESLGLCYHLGCFKCIDCKCDLGGSAAGAEVRIRNKQLYCNTCYMQFKAGQPTTM; encoded by the exons ATGTCTTTTTGTCGCGCACGCGAATGCAACTGTGGGCAGTATGAAATGATTGACACGTCGAGGACACGCCCATGTCCTCCCATCGGTTTCTGTCAGCCGACCTCTTGTATCATAGCAACCAAATGTCTCCAAAATACTCCACCGCAGGTATTCTGGAGTGAAGGGCCTGACGGGAAGGGGAGGGGACGGTTTCAGGgtgtgaggagaaggagagcgcAGCAGCCattgtgcctctgtgtgtgtgtgtgtgtgtgtgtgtgtgtgtgtgtgtgtcgggttcCCACACTGGCACAGCCGGTTGGGTGGGTCGTGCAGAGCTCTGACGTTGATGTCATCCTTCCTGCCCAGAGGGTGTTCCTACCCCGACCCGTCCCACAG GACAACCTCAACGTCTTCCTCAAAGCCTGCCGGAAGCTGGGACTAAAGGAGGCGCAGCTCTTCCACCCCGGAGATCTCCAGGACTTATCCACGAGGGTCACAGTCAA GCATCAAGAGACCGACAGGAGGCTGAAAAAT GTGCTGATCACCATTTACTGGCTTGGTAGAAGATCTCAGTGTGGCGGTTTCTATGACGGGTCCCAGCTGAATTTGAAGGCGTTCGAGGGCTTACTGGGCACTGCACTATACAAG GCTCTGCAGGAATCGTCCGGTCCAAAAAGCGTCAGCGTCAGAGACAGCGGTTTTGGAGACAGCTGGTGCGCAGAGCGAGAGGAGCCCTTCCagctgagagaggagggaggaggggcaggaggtCACTGGAGAGACGACTCCCGGGACAGCTTGGACTCCTTGGGCTCCGGAACCCAGAGCATCTCCTCTGACATCACTCTCAAAGGCAGCAGCGAGG GTTGTTTCAGCGACACCGAGGCCGACTCCTTCCTCGGCATGGCCGACAACAAGAGCGCTCTCAGCTACCGCCGGTCAGTAACCCTCACGCCAAAGGCCAGCTCCCAGTTTAACCAGTTCCTGCCCACCAAAGACAAAGCCTCGGCCTACGTGCCCGCTCCACTGAGGAAGAAACGGGCTGAGCGCAATGAGGACAACCGCCGCAGCTGGGCCAACCCCACCTACGCCGAGGACGGAGCCACGCTCACCAG ACAGCAGCAAGTGCAAGAGAGTTTCGACGG gAGTAAATCCACGAGCGACATCCAGGTGGAGTCCAGCATCGCCCGGCAGGCCCGCcacgaggagctgcagaagtACCGCGAGCAGATAAAGGAAACTGAGGATAAGTGGCAGGAT GACCTGAGCAAGTGGAAGAACCGGCGCAGGAGTGTCAACTCTGATAtagtgaagaagaaagaggagagggagaagatagAGGAGAGCACGACCGGCAGCAGAAGGTCCAAGACCTTCAAGGAGATGCAAGAAGAGAG ggaaaataaaagaaacaacagcgTTGGCGGTCGCATTGGATCTCTGTCTTACCTGGACGACGAGGACGTATTTGACACGCCGGTGGCTTCCCCTCGTCCCCGGACCCTCCCCGCCAGGAGCTACACCATTGACACTCCCTACTATTCTTCCGAGTCCCCCGAGCCTCCTCTGAGAGAGGACCAACCCCCAGCTGCTGGCAGGGCCGCTCCCCCTCCCGCCGCAGTCGAGGCTCTGGACAGTCCTGCCGGCAGCGCCGCCACTACCGCCACCGCCCCCATCGCCCCCAGCAGCCCCGGCCTCCCCCGCAGGTCCCGGCCTCCGGCGGCACCGGCGAGTTCTCATCGCCCAGTCTCAGAGCGCAGCGGCCCGgtcgaggcggcggcggcggtggccgCCGTCTCGTCTTCAAGCGCCCTGAAAAGGTCGCCCGAGCCGAGGCTCCCGCTGTCGGGCCCACAGACGGAGGCGGTGgccccctcctctgctcccctgtACCAGCAACCAGCACAGCCCAGCTCAATGGACGCCAAGCCTCCCGGGGTGTCTCGGgttcccgcctccctccccaggAGCTACCAGAGAGCAGATAGCGCTCGTCTGACCTCGGTTGTCGCGCCGCGGCCCTTCGGGACCCAGTCGTCACGCCTCAGCTCTATTCCCCGGGCCTTTACA GTGGATGACCCGCAAAAGCGCGTCAACGGCGACGCGGCTTCCAAGAAGACATCGGTGCCGAGCCGCTATCACCAGTACATGACCTCGGAGGATCAGTCTCAGTCCAGCTCGGCCCACAGCaccgagggagaggaagaggaggtggaggacgaggacaagACGGAGAGCGTCCCCTCCACTCAGAGCGTCTCCCCCGTGCCGGCCGAAGCCCCGGACGGTCCTTCTCCAGCCAAAGAGAGCAGCCAG GAGGACTTCCGCGAGAAGCGGATCAGCCTGAACCAGAAGCCCAACAGCAGCAGAGACTTTGGCTTCCAGGCGGCCTGGGACTCGACGGGAGCTCGCGTCTCGTCCATCCAGCCAG GAAGCCCGGCAGAAATGTGCCAGCTTCAGGTCGGGGACGAGGTGCTGACGGTGAACGGGCACCAGGTGGCACAAATGAGCTACATGGACTGGAAGTCCTGCATGGAGGAGGCCCTGCAGGAGGGCAGTCTGATTATGGATATACGCCATTACGGCAGGAACA ACTGGGACAGAGACCAACCTCCCATGCCATTTAAAAGCCATAAGACCATCAATCTGACCCGTATGGATCATCCGATGCTTCTAGGTTCCCCCGAGCCCAACCCCCCCATCGCCAGCCTGGATTTCACCTCACGCGCCTCCGTGGAGAAGCTGCCTCCCACAGAGGCCCCCGCCCAGCCAGCCCCC gacgTAGCTTCAAACGGCGTAAATGGAGGTTTGCGTGAGCAGGCGGTGACCATGAGGAGCAAAG ACTCAGAACCCTTATCTTTGAAAAACTTAAAACGGAGGTCAGAGTTTTTTGAAAAag GTGTCTCGGGGTCCCATGTCAGTGCGCTGGTCTACCTCTGTGGTGAACAGG GAGGATCCGAGTCTGCAATGCCAGAT ATTCCCGTCCCTGCGATCACGTCAACCTCCGGCCGCTGGACTTTCGACCCAGAAGAGGAGCGCAAAAGACAAGAGAAATggcagaaggagcaggagcgcCTTCTACAG GAGAAATATAAGCGCGACCAGGAGAAGTTACAGGAGGAGTGGCTGAAGGATCAGGAGGAGGTTGCCAGGAGTCTGGACCAACAACAG CCAGAGAGCTTGGAGGTGAGCGGGCGTGGCGTCGGCCCAacgtcccccctctctcccgtcGGCCAGCCCACCACTCCTAcgtgggaggagcaggagagaaagcggaaggaggagcaggagagaaagcggaaggaggagcaggagagaaagcggaaggaggagcaggagcgcCAAAggcaggcggaggagaggaggaagagggatgaggaggagctccagctgcggcggctgcaggaggagagggagaggaaggacagggaggaggaggagaggaagaggagggaggcggaggaggaggagctgaggtggcagaagaggagggaggaggagaggagacggcaTGAAGCTTTGGAGCAGCAGCGCAGGGAGCGTGAGAGAGCcgtggtggagcagcagcagcagcagca GACAAAATCTAAATCCTCCCCCCAGCTTGATGCAGAGGAAAACCCTCAGAAAAAAG TGGCGGGCAGCGGGCTGGGAGAGAGGAAGGGTCAGCTGTCGGCCTCGCAGGCGGAGCTGGAGCGCCAGCAGATCCTGAacgagatgaagaagaagacccCGCTGCTGAGGGACAAAAGCTGGATCCGCCAGTGCGCCCCCACCACCAACGAGTCCAACGTGCCGCCCATGCGCAG AGGTGAGTCCCTCGACAACTTGGACGCCTCCTACAACTCGTGGCGCTCGTCCTGGACGCCCAGAAGCAACTCTCACGGCCAAAGCCACGCTCGGCCTAACTCGGCGCTCTCCGGCAGCACTTCCCTTTACGGCTGGGGGGCGTCGGGGGCCCAGCGGCCCGgctcctccaccctgacgtccGCCTCCTCCATGGGCTCCCTGCGCGCCGGGGCGGGAACCCCCACTGCCCCATGGTCCCGGCAGTCAGCGTCCCCCTCCCCAGAGCCGGAGGCAGGCCCCCACCAGCAACACAACAG GTCAGTGAGTGGCAGGAAAATCTGTACGTTCTGTGACACCCCGCTGGGAAAGGGAGCGGCCATGATCATCGAGTCCCTCGGGCTCTGTTATCATTTGGGCTGCTTTAAG TGCATCGACTGCAAGTGTGACCTCGGAGGGTCGGCAGCCGGCGCCGAGGTCAGAATACGAAACAAGCAGCTCTACTGTAACACCTGCTACATGCAATTCAAAG ctggccAGCCAACCACTATGTGA